Proteins encoded together in one Lathyrus oleraceus cultivar Zhongwan6 chromosome 5, CAAS_Psat_ZW6_1.0, whole genome shotgun sequence window:
- the LOC127081324 gene encoding uncharacterized protein LOC127081324, producing the protein MAEYEDCIFGIEAAIDLRIKILEVYGDSALVISQVKGDWDTRDHKLIPYKEHALKLVPYFDEIIFHYIPREENQLVDALVTLASMFKVKWKNEAPSFHLNYLDEPAYCLAAKDEADGHPWFYDIMKFLENQEYHADASITDNKYLRKLSSKFFLNGGVVYKRNYDSFLVLGWSFDMV; encoded by the exons atggccgAATACGAGGATTGTATATTTGGCATTGAAGCTGCTATCGATCTTAGAATCAAAATCCTGGAAGTCTAtggagattcggccttggtaatcagtcaagtcaaaggagattgggatacTAGAGATCATAAGCTCATTCCTTACAAAGAGCATGCCTTGAAACTAGTCCCCTACTTCGATGAAATTATATTCCACTACAtccctcgagaagagaatcaaCTAGTTGATGCTTTGGTAACTTTGGCGTCCATGTTTAAAGTTAAGTGGAAGAACGAAGCGCCGTCCTTTCACTTGAACTACTTGGACGAACCTGCTTACTGTCTGGCAGCAAAAGACGAAGCTGACGGTCatccttggttctatgacatcatGAAATTCTTAGAGAACCAAGAGTATCATGCGGACGCGTCTATCACCGACAATAAGTATCTTCGAAAACtatcatccaaattcttcttaaaTGGAGGGGTAgtatacaagagaaattatgattcg tttcttgTTCTTGGTTGGTCTTTTGATATGGTTTAG
- the LOC127081325 gene encoding uncharacterized protein LOC127081325: MPPHNNTAVNMMGAENGRRLMSCMDELKTPLIEIKNALMRDNAFPICSNDCENCLINPQQRRTLKSVIQQLMDQGILVVDCPSTKEDVSTLEIPYDEVPPLQIPYNFSQLTLSTNHVTLIMITVPTPFPSGRIFAPTLTPIGTINPSSSDKGKQIDGVNQRQDPVPSNEVDEFLRIIKKSDYRVVDQLNQTPLKISMLSLLMYSEAHRDALVKFLRTSYVPQEISVCQFEGVVNNIATSLSLGFSDEELLAEGRNHNKSLHISIKCVDTVLSRVLVDIGSSLNVMPKSSFDKLTVEGLVMKSSELIVREFDGTRRTVIGEVNLPMKIGPHTFLITFFVMDIYPAYNCLLGRPWIYSAGAITSMLHQKLKFLADDKLVVVEGEEDIVVSHLASFRYVEGEGEMREVPFQSFEVINVEMVCPAKDESKDAEYPMASLKDALAIIKDGHPQGWGRLLELPANKDRTGLGYNSHNLKKPVPIATWGSVLPLSENFSSVGYLDDNRIYVVEEEGAGLIFTKTDGKGVTKWTEIEIPKVTLIEMQFPMLFSFLFIKRTCVKPKA; the protein is encoded by the exons ATGCCCCCTCACAACAATACAGCCGTGAATATGATGGGAGCTGAGAATGGAAGGAGATTGATGTCCTGTATGGATGAGTTAAAAACACCACTCATCGAGATCAAGAATGCTTTAATGAGGGATAATGCCTTTCCCATTTGTAGTAATGATTGTGAAAACTGTCTGATTAACCCGCAACAGCGTAGGACGTTGAAGTCTGTCATACAACAATTAATGGACCAAGGGATCTTGGTAGTAGACTGCCCATCCACAAAAGAAGATGTGTCTACCCTCGAGATACCATACGACGAAGTCCCTCCTCTACAAATTCCATATAACTTCTCTCAGTTAACTCTGTCAACAAATCATGTTACTCTGATCATGATAACGGTTCCCACACCATTCCC AAGTGGAAGGATATTTGCACCGACACTCACTCCAATTGGAACTATCAATCCTTCAAGTTCAGATAAAGGCAAACAAATTGATGGCGTTAATCAAAGACAAGACCCTGTACCTTCCAATGAAGTAGACGAGTTCTTACGCATTATTAAGAAGAGCGATTATCGAGTAGTTGATCAGCTTAACCAGACACCCTTGAAGatctcaatgttgtctttatTAATGTACTCGGAGGCCCATAGGGATGCTTTGGTAAAATTTCTGAGGACATCGTACGTACCGCAAGAGATCTCTGTTTGTCAGTTTGAAGGGGTAGTTAACAATATCGCTACTAGCTTAAGCTTGGGTTTCAGTGATGAAGAGCTTCTCGCCGAGGGGAGGAATCATAACAAGTCTCTCCATATTTCTATTAAGTGTGTGGACACAGTCCTATCAAGAGTTTTGGTAGACATTGGGTCTTCCCTCAATGTGATGCCTAAGAGCTCATTTGATAAACTAACCGTTGAAGGACTCGTAATGAAGTCGAGTGAGCTTATAGTAAGAGAATTTGACGGGACTAGAAGGACTGTAATCGGTGAGGTGAATTTGCCTATGAAGATTGGTCCCCATACTTTCCTTATCACTTTCTTCGTAATGGACATCTATCCAGCCTACAATTGTCTACTTGGGAGGCCTTGGATCTATTCAGCTGGTGCAATCACTTCAATGCtccaccaaaaattgaaattcttAGCTGATGATAAACTAGTTGTTGTCGAGGGTGAGGAGGACATTGTGGTAAGTCACCTCGCGTCTTTTCGATACGTTGAAGGAGAAGGGGAGATGAGGGAAGTCCCATTCCAATCTTTTGAAGTTATCAATGTTGAAATGGTTTGCCCAGCAAAGGATGAATCAAAAGATGCCGAATATCCAATGGCATCTCTTAAGGATGCCCTAGCCATCATAAAGGATGGACACCCCCAAGGATGGGGAAGATTGCTTGAACTTCCTGCCAATAAGGACCGTACCGGTTTAGGATACAACTCCCATAATCTGAAGAAGCCTGTGCCGATAGCTACATGGGGATCAGTGCTCCCGTTATCCGAAAACTTCTCGAGCGTCGGTTACCTTGATGACAACCGTATCTATGTTGTGGAAGAAGAAGGTGCTGGGTTGATCTTCACAAAGACTGATGGAAAGGGTGTCACCAAATGGACCGAAATTGAAATACCTAAAGTGACCTTGATTGAAATGCAATTCCCAATGTTGTTTTCCTTCCTTTTTATCAAAAGAACATGTGTCAAGCCCAAGGCATGA